AGTACCACCAGACCCTCCGGGACGACGTCTCCACCGCGCTCGACGGGGTGCCCGGCGTCGGCCCGGAGCTCAGAAAGCGGCTGCTCCGCCGGTTCGGCAGCGTGGAGAACGTGCGGGCGGCCTCCAGGGACGACCTGCTGGACGTCTCCGGCGTCGGGGAACGGACGGCCGACGCGATCGAGGACCGGTTGTGACCCACGCGGTAGTTCACAAGAATCTTCTACGGAATCGGACGGCAGCGGTCCGTCTCAGGCGATCTTGGTGTACTGATCCGAGAGCTTCTCGGCGGCCTCGTCCATCAGCTCCCGCTCGTAGTCGTCGAGTTCCCATTCGACTACTTCTTCGACGCCGTCGGAGCCCAGCTTGGCGGGGACACCGAAGGCGGTGTCCTCGTAGCCGAACTCGCCGTCGAGCACCATCGAGCACGGCAGCACCTCGCCGGTGTCGTTCAGGATTGCCTCGACGGTGTGGGCGACGCCGGTTGCGGGTCCCCACTGAGTGGCGCCCTTGCGCTCGATGACGTCCATCGCCGACTCCTGGAGGTCCGCGAGGATCTCCTCTTTCTCGTCGGCGTCGAACGCGGGGTCGCGGCCGTTCACCCGTACCTTCGAGAAGACGGGCACCTGCGCGTCGCCGTGCTCGCCGAGGATCGTCGCCTCGACGTTCTTGACGGGCGCGTCGAACCGCTCGCCGAGAACGTACCGGAACCGCGCGGAGTCGAGGCGGCCGCCGAAGCCGATCACGGCGTGGCGGTCGCGGTCGCCCGATTCGTAGAGGTGGCGGTTCAGCAGGTCCACCGGGTTCGAGGTGGTGACGGTGACGAAGTCGTCGTTGTGCTCGGCGAGCGACGAGCCGATGTCCTCCATGATCGGCGCGTTGTCGCCCGCGAGGTCGATCCGGGTCTGGCCGGGCTGTCGCGGAATGCCGGCGGTGATGACGACCACGTCGGAGCCAGCGGTGTCCGAATAGTCCCCCTGTCGGACGTGGGTGTTGGAGTCGTAGGCGATCCCGTGGTTCGTGTCGGCGGCCTGCCCGACGGTCTCCGACTCCTTGTCCGGGATGTCGACGAACACGAGTTCGTCGACGACGTCCCGAAGCGCGAGGTTGTATCCCGTGGCGGCTCCGACGGTTCCGGCGGCTCCGATGATGCTGACTTTCGACATACCACGTAAAACGGCTCCCGGGTGGCAGGTAATCGTTTCGGATGATGCGCGATGTCACTTCACACGCCGAAATTGATGTACGACAGACGTCGAGAACAGTACGTTTTTCGCGTCGCTCACGGCTGCGGTGGCTCCCCGTCGTAGGCGTCGTGGTCGGCGTAGAAGTTCAGCATCGCGAACTTCAGCTTCCCTGGCTGGAGATCGAGCAGTTCCTCCCGTTCCTCGGGGGGGAACGTTCCGCGCACAGAGTACTTCCCCATGTCGGCACTGGTGTACCGCTTGTCCACCAGCACCCGGACGCCGAAGTCCGCCGGCGAGCGAATCACCCGGCCGATCGCCTGTCGGGTCTTGCGGACCGTCGGGATCTCGACGGCGTACCGCCAGCCGGGATCGTCGACGGCGGCGTCGGCGTACGCGTGGTCGTAGGCGTCCTGGACGGCCTCCATCCGCTCGGACAGCTGGGGATACGGCACCCCGACCACCACGACCGTCCGGGCGTCGCCGTCGTCGAAGCTCACTCCCTCGGTGAGCGTCCCCCACAGGGAGGTAAACAGGGCGGCGTCGCCGTTCTCGACGAACTCCTGCCGGAGCTGTTCTGCCGGCGTGCCGGCCTCGTCGAGCCGGAGGTCGCCCAGGCCGTCGCTCGCGTACTCGCCGATCCCGTCGTTTCCACCCAGCAGCTCGTAGTACCGGGTCGCCTCCCGATAGGAGGGGAAGAAAAGCAGGGTGTTGCCGGGCGTAAACCGGATCGCGTCCCGGAGCGTGCCGGCGATCGTCTCCTGGGTTTCGGGGTCGTCCCGCGCGGAGGCGAAAAGCGGCGGCGTCTCCACCGCGTAGGTGCGCCGGTTCTCCTCGGGATACGCCAGCCCGAACGATATCGTCGCCGGGTTCTCCAGGCCCAGTACGTCGGTCGTCACGCCGAACGGTCGCAGCGTCGCCGACATCAGCACGGAGGCGGCGACTTCCTCGAACAGTCCACCGGTCACCTGCCGCGGGATACAGGTGTACAGTTCCGCACGGCCGTACACCTCGTCGGTGCCGGCGTCCCGGCGCACGCCGACGAGGGGATACTGTCCCAGTTCGGAGCGCTCGTCCATCCACGCCGAGACGAACGTCGCCGCCTGCAGCGTCTGTGACTCTCTTCTGGTGGTCGACTCTCCCGTTTTGTACGACTCCGCGTACTCCTCGTCGAGCCGCTTGCCGACCTGGACGGCGAGTTGCAGCTCCGCGTCGATGCCCCGCCCCTCGTAGCGGTCGAGAAACGACAGCGTGAGTTGGTCGGCGCGGTCGTCGTTGGCGATCGGGACGTCCTCCCAGTGGTCGCCGATCCGTTCGCGTTCCCCGAACCCGAGTTCGGCCTCGTAGGTCTCGACGAGCGCGTCGTGGAACGCCGAAAGGACGTTCCGGGCCGCGTCCGCCCGGGGATCGTCCTCCACCTCTTCGAGTTCCTCCAGCGCGCTTTCGAGGGTGTTCTCCGTGAGCGTCCGGGTGGCGTAGTCCCGGGCGGCCGACTCGACGTTGTGCGCCTCGTCGAACACCGCGATCACCTCCTCCGGGTCGCGGCCGAGCCACCGGAAGAACTGCTCGCGGATCGTCGGATCCAGCAGGTGGTGGTAGTTACAGACGACCAGATCGATCCCCTCCATCCCTTCCTTCAACAGTTCGTACCCGCAGAGTCCGCGCTCGTCGGCGTACTCGTAGATCTCCCCGGGACGACGGACGTCGTCGAACAGCCACGCGAAGAACTCGTCGGTGTCGGCGGTCAAATTGCTGTAGTAGTAGTCGCAGGTGTTCCCCTCCCGCAGCGACTCGACGCGGTCCTCCAGCGAGTCGATCTCCGCGATGACGTCCTCGCGCGCCTCCGCGGCTGCCGCATCCCCCTCCTGTGCCTGTTCGAGCAGCTCCCGCTGGCGGGCGGCGAGGTCGCTCCGGTCGCGTTCGGCGTCGACGAGCGATCGGGTCGTATCCCGGAGCGTCTGACACTCCTGATAGTCGACGTCGATGTGGCACATCGACGACTTCCCTTTAAAAACGACCGCCCGTATCCGCTCGGCGTCGGTGATCGCGCGGGCGTCCTCGACGAACTGCCGCATCTGCTGGTGGACGTTCGTCGTGATGACGACCGTCCGGTCCTCCTCGCGGGCGTGGTCGAGGGCCGGCACCAGCGCAGACAGGGTCTTGCCGGTTCCGGGCGCCCCCTCGAAGAGGACGTCCTGGCCGCGGGCCAACGCGTTGGCGATCCGGTCCATCGCCGCCCGCTGGTTCGGGTACGGCTCCTCGTACGGGAAGAACCGCAGGTACTCCGAGTCGGTCACTACCGGGGGATTGCCCCTCACCCAAGTAAAGCGTACGGGGCGATACGGGGACGTCGATCGGCTTGCGCACGGCCCGGTATTTAAATATACCTCTCGTGGGTGGTGTGATCGTCCCGCCGAGATACTGCTTTTCTTCCCCTCGTTGTTTCCACACCCATGGCAACGGAAACTGCGACGTCGATCGGCACGAGTACCGAACACAGCACGTGGAAATTCGGGATCGCCGGCGGCCTCGTCGGCGGTGTCGTCTTCGGGGCGATGATGTCGATGATGATGCCGGCGGTGATGGAGGGCGCGATCCCCGGGATGTACGGGCTCTCGGGCGGACTAGCAGGGTGGTTCATCCACATGAGTCACTCGGCAGTGCTGGGCGTGGTGTTCGCAGCGATCGCGGAGATCCGTCCGGAACTGGCTGCGAGTACCGGTTCGAGCGTCGGTGCAGGCGTCGTCTACGGCATCGTCCTGTGGGCGGTGCTGGCCGTGATCGTGATGCCGATCTGGGTCGGCGCTGTGACGCCGGCGGAGCCGCCGTTCCCGAACCTGAATTTCCAGAGCCTCGTCGGCCACGTCGCCTACGGTGCGCTGTTGGGCGGCGTCTACGCAGCGCTGCGTGAGTGACGCCCTGTCGTCCGGGACCATTTTTTGGCGGATCGAACCGATGACTACCGTCTGACGTATCGGTGACGTTAATACGTGCGGAGTACCTAGCCGAGCAAACATGGAAGAGAGCATCTCGGGGTTCAAAGTGACCGGCGACTGGGGCGAGGTCGTCGAACACGGCGAACGGATCACCCGTGCGCTCCGGGAGAGCGGCTGTGACGGGGAGGCGTTCGAGGAGTGGAACGAGTGGCGTCCCAAGGTCCACGAGCGGCTCCGGGAGGACGTAAGCGAAAAGACCGCAGAGCAGGCGTCCATCGACGAGGGAGAGGGCGAAAAGGCCGGGAAGCCGGCGGGGGAGGACATCCAGACCGCAGGCGAGAAGCTCTCGGAGTCGTACGAACGGGTCGAAGAGGGCGACGACCGGGGGGCGATCGAACGCTGGAGCGAGTCGATCGACTACGTCGCCCGTGCGGCCGACTCGGCCGGCCGGAAGGCGATCCGGACCGTCGAGGACACGGTGTATCAGAAGGTGATGACACAACTTGCGCCGTACTACTTCGACAACGAACTCGTCTCGGCGAACATCCAGCGAACCACCCGCGGAAACGGCGAGAAGTTCGTCTTCGAGGTGAACGTCAACGACGACGAGCTCAAAGACGAGGTGAGCGAGAAGCTCGCGGAGTACGAAACCGAGGTCGACAGGTGGCACGTCGCCACCGAGAAGGAGACGGCGGTCGCGGAGGCGGTCGAGGGGGTCGAACCGCCCGAGGAGTCGGAGGACCCGGAGCCGACCACGAACTAGGGAGTCGACAACGAATCCGACCGCTCGGTTCTTTTCCCGGATCAACACTCAAGGGGCTGTCCCCCGAGCGCTACGTATGGACGACGCCCGCGACGAGGACGACAGGATCGTTCGGGTGAACGCCGGCGAGTTGACCGCAGACGAGATCATCGACGCGCTCGAATCCGGCTCCCGCGTGATCATCACGGTCGACCTGTTCGGCAGTACGACCGACATCGCGCTGCGACACGACGGAGAGATTTACTACTGTGACACGCCCACCAGGCTCCACAAACACCGACAGGAGTCGGAGATGCGGGCGTGTATCGAGCGAATGGGATATGGCAGGACAGAAGACGAGTGACCACCGTCCGTGCGATGGATGACTGTCGGTCCAAAAGAGCGTCCCCGGCGGTACGGTTCGTCCCGACAGGGAAGCTTAACGTCCCTACAGCCACACCCTTTCCCCATGAGTAGTGACAGGGACGCCGAAGGGTTTCTGGAACCCGAACAGATCGATTTCCAGCACGTCCTGTCGTGCGTGTTCGGGATCCAGGACCACGAGAGCCGGACGTACCTCGTGTTGCGATCGAATCCGGGAAGCACCGTCTCGGAACTCGCGGGCGCGCTGGATCGCGACCGGAGCAACGTCAACCGGTCGCTGACCGCGCTGATGGAGAAGGGGTTCGTCGAACGCCAGCGGCGACTGCTCGATTCCGGCGGATACATCTACCAGTACACCGCGATCCCGTTGCCCGAGGCCAGACAACTGCTCCACGAGGCGCTCGACGAGTGGGTGGTGCGGGTCCACGACCGTATCGAGGAGTTCGGGACGGAGGGTCGCCCGTGAGCCGGGAGACCGCCACCGACGACGCGACGGATCCCACCTCCCTCGCACTCGACGCGCCAGCGCCGCAGACCCCCGACGACGCCGAGGACGGGGTCTGGCTCGGTTGCATCGACTGTGGGGAGACGTATTCCCCGTTCGAATCGGTCCGCTACACCTGCGACTGTGGCGGACTGCTCGAGGTCCGATACGGTGAGCCGTCGGGCTTTGCCGACTTCGGTCCCGAGGGTCACTCGGCCGCAACCGAACGGGGCGTCTGGCGGTACGCTGCGGCGCTGCCGTTCGACGAGGGCGTCTCGCTGCCGGAGGGGGACACCCCGCTGCACCGGGTTCCGAGGCTCGAAGACGAGGTCGGGGTGGCCTCGCTGCGGATCAAACACGAGGGGATGAACCCGACCGGCTCGTTCAAGGACCGCGGGATGACCGTCGGCGTCCGGGCCGCCCGGGAGCTGGGGGTCGGCCGGCTCGCGTGTGCCTCGACGGGCAACACCAGCGCGGCACTGGCGGCGTACGGCGGCCGGGCGGACATGGAGACGCTCGTGCTGTTGCCCGCGGGCAAGGTCGCCGCCGGCAAGGTCGCCCAGGCGGCGCTTCACGGTGCGCGGATCCTCGAGGTCGACGGCAACTTCGACGCCTGCCTCGACATCGTCCAGGAACTCGCCGGCCGAGGGGAGGCGTACCTGCTCAACTCGCTGAACCCGTTCCGGCTGGAGGGACAGAAGACGATCGGCTTCGAGATCCTCGAAGCCCATCTGGCGGACTACGGGACGTTCCCCGACCGGATCGTGCTCCCGGTGGGCAACGCCGGCAACACCGCGGCGCTTTATAAGGCGTTCCGGGAGCTCGTCCAGGCGGACGCGTTAGAGCCCGAGGAGGTTCCCGCACTCACGGGCGTCCAGGCCGCCGACGCGGCACC
The Halalkaliarchaeum desulfuricum DNA segment above includes these coding regions:
- the mdh gene encoding malate dehydrogenase, whose translation is MSKVSIIGAAGTVGAATGYNLALRDVVDELVFVDIPDKESETVGQAADTNHGIAYDSNTHVRQGDYSDTAGSDVVVITAGIPRQPGQTRIDLAGDNAPIMEDIGSSLAEHNDDFVTVTTSNPVDLLNRHLYESGDRDRHAVIGFGGRLDSARFRYVLGERFDAPVKNVEATILGEHGDAQVPVFSKVRVNGRDPAFDADEKEEILADLQESAMDVIERKGATQWGPATGVAHTVEAILNDTGEVLPCSMVLDGEFGYEDTAFGVPAKLGSDGVEEVVEWELDDYERELMDEAAEKLSDQYTKIA
- a CDS encoding ATP-dependent DNA helicase; protein product: MTDSEYLRFFPYEEPYPNQRAAMDRIANALARGQDVLFEGAPGTGKTLSALVPALDHAREEDRTVVITTNVHQQMRQFVEDARAITDAERIRAVVFKGKSSMCHIDVDYQECQTLRDTTRSLVDAERDRSDLAARQRELLEQAQEGDAAAAEAREDVIAEIDSLEDRVESLREGNTCDYYYSNLTADTDEFFAWLFDDVRRPGEIYEYADERGLCGYELLKEGMEGIDLVVCNYHHLLDPTIREQFFRWLGRDPEEVIAVFDEAHNVESAARDYATRTLTENTLESALEELEEVEDDPRADAARNVLSAFHDALVETYEAELGFGERERIGDHWEDVPIANDDRADQLTLSFLDRYEGRGIDAELQLAVQVGKRLDEEYAESYKTGESTTRRESQTLQAATFVSAWMDERSELGQYPLVGVRRDAGTDEVYGRAELYTCIPRQVTGGLFEEVAASVLMSATLRPFGVTTDVLGLENPATISFGLAYPEENRRTYAVETPPLFASARDDPETQETIAGTLRDAIRFTPGNTLLFFPSYREATRYYELLGGNDGIGEYASDGLGDLRLDEAGTPAEQLRQEFVENGDAALFTSLWGTLTEGVSFDDGDARTVVVVGVPYPQLSERMEAVQDAYDHAYADAAVDDPGWRYAVEIPTVRKTRQAIGRVIRSPADFGVRVLVDKRYTSADMGKYSVRGTFPPEEREELLDLQPGKLKFAMLNFYADHDAYDGEPPQP
- a CDS encoding histidine kinase, which encodes MATETATSIGTSTEHSTWKFGIAGGLVGGVVFGAMMSMMMPAVMEGAIPGMYGLSGGLAGWFIHMSHSAVLGVVFAAIAEIRPELAASTGSSVGAGVVYGIVLWAVLAVIVMPIWVGAVTPAEPPFPNLNFQSLVGHVAYGALLGGVYAALRE
- a CDS encoding DUF5828 family protein, which produces MEESISGFKVTGDWGEVVEHGERITRALRESGCDGEAFEEWNEWRPKVHERLREDVSEKTAEQASIDEGEGEKAGKPAGEDIQTAGEKLSESYERVEEGDDRGAIERWSESIDYVARAADSAGRKAIRTVEDTVYQKVMTQLAPYYFDNELVSANIQRTTRGNGEKFVFEVNVNDDELKDEVSEKLAEYETEVDRWHVATEKETAVAEAVEGVEPPEESEDPEPTTN
- a CDS encoding helix-turn-helix domain-containing protein — protein: MSSDRDAEGFLEPEQIDFQHVLSCVFGIQDHESRTYLVLRSNPGSTVSELAGALDRDRSNVNRSLTALMEKGFVERQRRLLDSGGYIYQYTAIPLPEARQLLHEALDEWVVRVHDRIEEFGTEGRP
- the thrC gene encoding threonine synthase; translation: MSRETATDDATDPTSLALDAPAPQTPDDAEDGVWLGCIDCGETYSPFESVRYTCDCGGLLEVRYGEPSGFADFGPEGHSAATERGVWRYAAALPFDEGVSLPEGDTPLHRVPRLEDEVGVASLRIKHEGMNPTGSFKDRGMTVGVRAARELGVGRLACASTGNTSAALAAYGGRADMETLVLLPAGKVAAGKVAQAALHGARILEVDGNFDACLDIVQELAGRGEAYLLNSLNPFRLEGQKTIGFEILEAHLADYGTFPDRIVLPVGNAGNTAALYKAFRELVQADALEPEEVPALTGVQAADAAPMVEAIEDGADEIRRWEEVETIATAIRIGNPVNAPKALPGIRNTGGTAVAVADEEITAAQRDLAGEGVGVEPASAASVAGLRKLRDRGVVDDDERVVCLTTGHLLKDPDAAYEAGNDPEPVPNDADAVLEHLRE